The Pyrenophora tritici-repentis strain M4 chromosome 8, whole genome shotgun sequence genome contains a region encoding:
- a CDS encoding Pneumo-att-G domain containing protein: MTNSHLSEEQRNQLWFQTACQPTQPSMAHQVPRSMTFDPSSMMQLPTSGFASMDRTRSAPVMNRSDSAMTSTTPYSDWQSMAQEPTPDYTLYSHAPMRRQSTLQSLPETTCPINGSVAEYSVDDFVNSIVPDNSSTHPIPQHAQQLQLTPQWSASDVSSPSTPSTALMTPVTQSSNMSRQGSYNPQFFDNVSMLRVPSNSSCMLPILSEDETFPYSFSVDHKSTSESAGASHFLNFTGSSSEGFLSSASSVPASAHALASSDNDLSYLAEDMRRSTSATSSEGYSSEASASGSTYSRQSQREREIIAQAASRKIAPKAIDCNNETASPSSDAQMTRIRSEDGSSKTVGVLSKTPYVRPQHPKIKCNYCNERPDGFRGTHELDRHIARAHASRRKGYICIDSSADQKFLANCKHCRNKKVYGAYYNAAAHLRRAHFHPRKRGRKGKNDEKRGGIGGGDHPPMEYLKQNWIKEVEVDNKPTPESPESNSDNDAADVSDAAFNQPSYPVDTTAAATTVYPASQQPLPSMPMMNQAPLDSSSQFMDFGMSMQPEPMVFDNTAFFDPSLGNVVAPADMSNFQFDAYMGA, translated from the exons ATGACCAACAGCCACCTCTCAGAGGAGCAGCGAAATCAGCTCTGGTTCCAGACGGCCTGCCAGCCGACGCAGCCCTCGATGGCCCACCAGGTACCACGGTCCATGACGTTTGACCCGTCAAGCATGATGCAGCTCCCA ACCTCTGGCTTCGCCTCCATGGACCGCACTCGCTCGGCCCCCGTCATGAACCGCTCAGATTCGGCAATGACCTCGACTACCCCGTACTCCGACTGGCAGTCAATGGCCCAGGAGCCGACACCCGACTACACGCTCTACTCGCATGCTCCCATGCGCAGACAGTCAACCCTCCAATCGCTCCCAGAGACGACTTGCCCTATCAACGGCAGCGTCGCCGAGTACAGCGTTGATGACTTTGTCAACAGCATTGTGCCAGATAACTCATCTACCCACCCCATCCCCCAGCATGCTCAACAGTTGCAACTGACACCACAGTGGAGTGCATCCGATGTCTCCTCGCCCAGCACGCCGTCAACTGCTCTGATGACGCCTGTTACTCAATCTAGTAACATGAGCCGTCAGGGTAGTTACAACCCCCAGTTCTTTGATAACGTTTCCATGTTGCGTGTTCCGTCCAATTCTTCATGTATGCTTCCCATCCTCTCAGAGGATGAGACTTTTCCTTATTCCTTTTCCGTCGATCATAAATCCACCAGCGAGTCCGCTGGTGCGTCTCATTTTCTCAACTTCACTGGCTCCTCCAGTGAAGGTTTCCTTTCTTCTGCTTCATCTGTTCCCGCAAGTGCGCACGCACTTGCCTCTTCCGACAACGATCTGTCGTACCTGGCGGAGGATATGCGGAGGTCGACATCAGCTACATCCAGCGAGGGCTACTCGAGCGAGGCCTCTGCGTCTGGCTCGACGTACTCTCGTCAATCGCAACGCGAGCGCGAAATCATCGCACAAGCTGCGTCTCGCAAGATTGCCCCCAAAGCGATCGACTGCAATAATGAGACTGCGTCCCCGTCATCAGATGCTCAGATGACTCGGATAAGGTCAGAGGATGGCTCCTCTAAAACCGTCGGTGTTCTGTCCAAAACACCCTATGTGCGCCCTCAGCACCCAAAGATCAAGTGCAACTACTGCAACGAGAGACCCGATGGGTTCCGCGGTACGCATGAGCTCGATCGCCACATTGCACGTGCCCATGCCTCGCGCCGCAAGGGCTACATCTGCATCGACTCGTCAGCAGACCAAAAGTTCCTCGCCAACTGTAAGCACTGCCGTAACAAGAAGGTATATGGCGCCTACTACAACGCTGCCGCCCATCTCCGCCGCGCTCACTTCCACCCCCGCAAGCGCGGCAGGAAGGGCAAGAACGACGAGAAGCGCGGTGGCATCGGTGGCGGAGACCACCCCCCGATGGAGTACCTCAAGCAAAACTGGATTAAAGAGGTGGAAGTCGATAACAAGCCCACACCAGAGTCGCCAGAAAGCAACTCGGACAACGACGCTGCTGATGTTTCAGACGCCGCTTTCAACCAGCCTTCTTACCCCGTCGACACCACTGCTGCTGCCACGACCGTCTACCCCGCGTCGCAACAGCCCTTGCCATCAATGCCAATGATGAACCAAGCCCCTCTTGACTCATCATCGCAGTTCATGGACTTTGGTATGAGTATGCAACCTGAACCCATGGTCTTTGACAACACTGCTTTCTTCGACCCCAGTCTCGGCAACGTTGTCGCACCCGCCGATATGAGTAATTTCCAATTCGACGCGTACATGGGTGCTTGA
- a CDS encoding PTC1, Serine-threonine protein phosphatase, whose translation MSFAITNAAGLARLGPVSRRASSTTAFLLSALHAAPYIAPASASQTTGLHSQHTPSHYGQPTCPLNRDTSPASVGLRSFHSTSHNWRSTPQYSYHVAASYSAKQDNFDAEQNLYTQPVHDPSKSKIEDVRECKELLDKRKRARSGQDAFFFSQVGNTNTTAFGVADGVGGWVESGLDPADFSHGLCEYMACAARSWPHGFNTSSLHPKDLLQVAYDEVTDDNSIEGGGSTACLAIAEPDGNVEVANLGDSGFMHLGLNAVRHFTQPQTHAFNTPYQLSKTPQRMLVQMAVFGGPSTLSDLPKESSVTHHKVRHGDVLVFATDGVWDNLSPQDALGIVSRHMVDLGAWVEKDGTLEVGHDLAKLVQADPKRKADSSSLQAKVAVAIAKEAKVTGLNTRRDGPFAKEVQRYYPGENWHGGKPDDIAAVVAVVLEEAPQQAKL comes from the coding sequence ATGTCATTTGCCATCACCAACGCGGCGGGTCTTGCGCGACTTGGACCTGTGTCGCGACGCGCCTCTTCTACCACTGCTTTCTTGCTAAGCGCTCTTCATGCCGCGCCATATATTGCGCCTGCCTCAGCAAGCCAAACCACGGGCCTCCATTCTCAGCATACGCCTTCCCACTACGGACAGCCCACCTGCCCGCTGAACAGAGACACGTCCCCGGCCAGCGTCGGCTTGAGGTCATTTCACTCCACATCACACAACTGGCGGAGTACGCCGCAATATAGCTACCATGTTGCGGCATCGTATTCAGCCAAACAGGACAACTTCGACGCAGAGCAAAACCTGTACACACAGCCAGTGCATGACCCGAGCAAAAGCAAGATTGAGGATGTGCGCGAGTGCAAGGAATTGCTTGATAAGCGGAAACGGGCAAGGAGCGGACAGGATGCCTTCTTCTTTAGCCAGGTGGGAAACACGAATACCACGGCATTCGGTGTAGCAGACGGGGTGGGAGGATGGGTCGAGTCCGGGTTGGACCCCGCCGACTTTTCCCATGGATTGTGCGAGTACATGGCTTGCGCTGCGCGCTCCTGGCCACACGGATTCAACACGAGCTCGTTACACCCGAAGGATCTGCTACAAGTTGCGTACGACGAGGTTACGGATGACAACAGTATTGAGGGCGGTGGCAGCACCGCTTGCCTGGCCATCGCAGAACCGGATGGCAACGTCGAGGTGGCCAATCTGGGGGATTCAGGATTCATGCACCTGGGCCTGAATGCAGTGCGACATTTCACGCAGCCGCAGACGCACGCCTTCAATACCCCTTATCAGCTCTCCAAGACCCCTCAACGCATGCTCGTCCAAATGGCTGTATTTGGCGGCCCATCCACTCTCTCGGATCTACCCAAGGAGTCGAGTGTCACCCATCACAAGGTGCGCCATGGGGACGTCCTCGTGTTTGCAACCGATGGTGTATGGGATAATTTGAGCCCACAAGATGCGCTAGGCATAGTCAGCCGTCACATGGTAGATCTGGGCGCTTGGGTGGAGAAGGACGGCACGCTCGAAGTCGGACACGATCTAGCTAAGCTGGTCCAAGCTGACCCTAAGCGCAAAGCCGACAGCTCATCGCTCCAAGCAAAGGTGGCCGTTGCCATTGCAAAAGAAGCAAAAGTGACTGGGCTGAACACTCGCCGGGATGGCCCTTTCGCTAAGGAGGTGCAACGATATTACCCCGGAGAAAACTGGCATGGCGGCAAGCCCGATGACATTGCTGCAGTGGTAGCTGTCGTACTTGAGGAAGCCCCTCAACAAGCAAAACTATGA
- a CDS encoding translocator protein: MGYTAYRAYTTGASSANPHTVSLALHGATLYSIQLGLNLLWTPLYFGLGQPIAASVDILALGGTLAYLTSVWGQVDPVCGWLLAPYLGWVSFATYLCIGSGYLNNWDFKSIMKKD, translated from the exons ATGGGCTACACTGCCTATCGTGCATACACAACCGGTGCATCTTCTGCAAACCCTCATACAGTCTCTCTTGCTCTT CATGGAGCGACACTCTACTCCATCCAACTCGGATTGAACTTGCTCTGGACACCTCTTTACTTCGGCCTAGGTCAGCCCATTGCCGCGTCGGTTGACATCCTTGCCCTTGGCGGGACGCTTGCCTATCTTACCAGTGTCTGGGGGCAAGTCGATCCTGTATGTGGCTGGCTACTCGCACCCTACCTTGGCTGGGTCAGCTTTGCGACATACCTATGT ATTGGCTCTGGCTACCTAAATAACTGGGACTTCAAATCCATCATGAAGAAGGACTAG
- a CDS encoding Herpes-BLLF1 multi-domain protein produces the protein MDHSYPNNPNHMDFRPNSTLNSLDRKPSAFSFDDNSTLDSNILDTPVLMSPTSSTQGIFSPDTSIWEDFSSNPQFVDRTATSSVVNTNGNNPFFTEQSNNPFARLPPNQAATYGQQSWPVTDNSGSRTPTAPKPLNPFGPGDFGAASFVDQQQMPFGLPVHQNVRPSAVFPSAPEQPMSPHTHSDWMAFNQQEMDARPGPKRMRPNTPPRSFSPRRDGGIRKKNARFDIPQERNLFNIDHLIQSCTNEEELKELKQQKRLLRNRQAAYVLPLGSWFHAPRLVQSTFWSMISPIVHQLTS, from the coding sequence ATGGACCACTCGTACCCCAACAACCCAAATCACATGGACTTCCGGCCAAACTCGACACTAAACTCCCTCGACAGGAAACCCTCTGCCTTTTCCTTTGACGACAACTCCACTCTCGACTCCAACATCCTGGACACACCCGTCCTGATGTCGCCCACCTCGAGCACCCAGGGCATCTTCTCGCCCGACACGTCCATTTGGGAGGACTTTTCCTCAAACCCCCAGTTTGTCGACCGCACTGCCACCAGCTCCGTCGTCAACACAAACGGCAACAACCCCTTCTTCACTGAGCAAAGCAACAACCCCTTTGCCCGCCTACCCCCCAACCAAGCTGCCACCTACGGCCAGCAGTCATGGCCCGTGACCGACAACTCTGGATCAAGGACGCCCACGGCCCCCAAGCCGCTGAACCCCTTTGGCCCTGGTGACTTTGGTGCTGCCTCGTTTGTCGACCAGCAACAGATGCCCTTTGGTCTTCCCGTCCACCAGAACGTCCGTCCCAGCGCCGTCTTCCCCTCGGCCCCAGAGCAGCCCATGTCCCCGCACACCCACTCCGACTGGATGGCCTTCAACCAGCAGGAGATGGACGCACGGCCCGGCCCCAAGCGCATGAGGCCAAACACGCCTCCCCGCTCCTTCTCCCCCCGCCGTGACGGCGGCATCAGGAAGAAGAACGCCCGGTTCGACATCCCCCAAGAGCGCAACCTCTTCAACATCGATCACCTGATCCAGAGCTGCACCAACGAGGAGGAGCTCAAGGAGCTCAAGCAACAAAAACGACTTCTTCGCAACAGACAGGCCGCGTACGTACTGCCTCTTGGTTCTTGGTTCCACGCTCCACGTTTGGTCCAATCTACCTTTTGGTCTATGATCTCCCCCATTGTGCATCAGCTAACCTCATGA
- a CDS encoding SPS1, Serine-threonine protein kinase: protein MSTASPTPLGGSSSYGRMRAQSSIRPRRDSPLSVLGQSQGFSADAPMLQNIEIDSSDDEIPQPMKLSALTTALLAQGNDVDSPEKRKPKLKISRNTSPGSNTPGQDSVTPAPSLRIKRVPLRGAPMRRLRRTPQSEEENAPSQDQENQPISVKMQPENVPDSVLKATGSVMKVAEDRKHVPQEYQSPIQRSSQQQEKHMPLQALSANTPRRPAPPPPPKMSVLETATAAAGAATTKTRERKKRSTLSVNGKHYSQMDRIGRGGSSAVYRVMAENFKLLALKRVKLEDADEAAVRGFKGEIDLLQKLKNVDRVVRLYDWEVDEQRQVLSVLMELGESDLARIIRMKLDAADGDGKLDLSFTRYYWKEMLECVGAVHDHDIVHSDLKPANFLLTSGRLKLIDFGIANAIEVDHTVNVHRDSHIGTPNYMSPESLEDSAGGARGLLSNGNGSKDMALGKPSDVWSLGCILYQMVYGRPPFAHITNQMARVLAIVNRDYEIAFPDLGVGEVRVPPGLKATLRRCLQRDPARRPNIAQLLDQRDPFLYPDGGDDLRIPQDLLGQIIQRVADRFRDPNKAPPTDDEIRQYPASFYEKIRQLLESDP from the exons ATGTCTACCGCGTCGCCCACGCCGCTAGGCGGATCCTCCTCATATGGGCGCATGCGTGCGCAATCTTCGATAAGACCCCGGAGAGACTCCCCACTATCAGTATTGGGTCAGTCTCAGGGCTTCTCTGCGGACGCGCCCATGTTGCAAAACATCGAAATCGACAGCTCCGACGACGAAATTCCACAGCCCATGAAGCTCAGCGCTTTGACAACTGCGCTGCTGGCACAAGGCAATGACGTAGACTCGCCTGAGAAGCGGAAACCAAAGCTCAAGATATCGCGCAATACCTCCCCAGGCTCAAATACACCAGGGCAGGACTCTGTGACGCCTGCACCCAGTCTGCGAATCAAACGGGTACCACTTCGTGGTGCACCCATGAGGAGGTTACGGAGGACTCCCCAGAGCGAAGAAGAGAATGCTCCCTCGCAGGATCAGGAAAACCAGCCCATCTCCGTCAAGATGCAACCGGAAAATGTACCGGATTCCGTGTTGAAAGCCACTGGTTCAGTCATGAAGGTTGCAGAGGATCGCAAGCACGTACCACAAGAGTATCAATCACCCATACAACGATCGTCGCAGCAACAAGAGAAGCATATGCCACTACAGGCACTGAGTGCGAACACCCCTCGCAGACCAGCACCACCGCCACCGCCGAAGATGTCTGTGCTGGAGACAGCGACAGCTGCTGCAGGAGCTGCCACCACAAAGACGAGggaaagaaagaaaagaagcACGCTATCAGTCAATGGAAAGCACTATTCGCAAATGGACAGAAtaggaagaggaggaagtTCAGCAGTCTACCGCGTCATGGCCGAGAATTTCAAGCTCCTAGCACTGAAAAGAGTCAAGCTCGAGGATGCCGACGAGGCGGCTGTACGAGGCTTCAAGGGCGAGATTGATCTACTTCAAAAACTTAAGAATGTGGACCGAGTTGTTCGACTTTATGATTGGGAGGTAGATGAACAACGGCAGGTTCTCAGTGTG CTCATGGAACTTGGTGAATCTGACTTGGCCCGCATAATACGAATGAAGCTTGACGCTGCCGATGGTGATGGCAAGCTAGACCTCAGCTTCACACGCTACTACTGGAAAGAAATGCTCGAGTGCGTAGGCGCAGTACACGACCACGACATTGTACACTCCGACCTCAAACCCGCAAACTTCCTCCTCACCTCAGGCCGCCTCAAGCTTATCGACTTTGGTATCGCCAACGCCATCGAAGTTGACCATACAGTAAATGTACACCGCGACTCCCATATCGGCACCCCCAACTACATGTCCCCAGAATCCCTCGAAGACTCGGCCGGTGGCGCCCGCGGCCTCCTCAGCAATGGCAACGGCTCCAAAGACATGGCTCTCGGTAAACCCTCGGACGTCTGGAGTCTTGGCTGCATCCTCTACCAAATGGTCTATGGCCGCCCCCCCTTTGCGCACATCACCAACCAAATGGCCCGTGTCCTCGCCATTGTGAACCGCGACTACGAAATCGCCTTTCCCGACCTCGGCGTTGGTGAAGTCCGCGTCCCACCCGGCCTCAAAGCAACACTCCGTCGCTGTCTCCAGCGAGACCCCGCTCGCAGACCCAATATCGCCCAGCTCCTCGACCAAAGAGATCCCTTTCTCTACCCGGATGGAGGCGATGATTTGCGTATCCCACAGGATTTGCTCGGCCAGATTATTCAACGGGTGGCAGACCGCTTTCGCGATCCTAATAAGGCGCCGCCTACTGATGATGAAATCCGTCAGTATCCTGCGAGCTTTTACGAGAAGATACGGCAGCTGCTGGAATCTGACCCGTAG
- a CDS encoding Herpes-BLLF1 multi-domain protein — translation MRIEYDALVAEKENWHRESMEMHHLVNQLQFDKEELVRTHTVETGELRKKVSVLTERLEAATGNGMAVAPSTTFTDFASEMDNLNMGNSDWDNYIFVNDFASDDQPTPQQNQELSLVSRTKDEDKPVASGLLLMLLLCGAFVASKSGGAAPPIPRMPDEVRAASATVLDSIFKDAGVSTTLSEQGLIANHVVGMEPTPSGMAWPKTTMSGSELAGISGSLDQLHSHLTGPTKEQEHEQLFSITPDQYNSMTSLDFTRSRYSVSSDDLSDPLSPGSQPSHRRNLAETLAAMREQSKGDSAAEIYTRSLLWDKIAPEVVHEFKRIVEESAAMSRPGTSEGTKVENMG, via the coding sequence ATGCGCATCGAGTATGACGCTCTCGTCGCCGAGAAGGAGAACTGGCACCGCGAGTCCATGGAGATGCACCACCTCGTCAACCAGCTGCAGTTCGACAAGGAGGAGCTTGTCCGCACTCACACCGTCGAGACTGGTGAGCTCCGCAAGAAGGTCTCCGTCCTCACTGAGCGTCTTGAGGCTGCCACCGGCAACGGTATGGCTGTCGCACCAAGCACCACCTTCACCGACTTCGCCTCAGAGATGGACAACCTCAACATGGGCAACAGCGACTGGGACAACTACATTTTCGTCAACGACTTCGCCTCTGACGACCAGCCCACTCCCCAGCAGAACCAGGAGCTCTCTCTTGTGTCCCGCACCAAGGACGAGGACAAGCCCGTCGCTTCTGGTCTCTTGCTCATGCTCTTGCTCTGCGGTGCCTTTGTCGCAAGCAAGTCCGGCGGTGCCGCTCCTCCCATCCCTCGCATGCCTGATGAGGTCCGTGCTGCCTCAGCTACTGTTCTCGACAGCATCTTCAAGGATGCTGGTGTCTCGACTACCCTCAGCGAGCAAGGCCTCATTGCCAACCACGTCGTCGGCATGGAGCCTACTCCCTCTGGTATGGCATGGCCCAAGACGACCATGTCTGGCTCTGAACTCGCTGGCATCTCTGGCTCCCTCGACCAACTCCACTCGCATCTCACTGGCCCCACAAAGGAGCAAGAGCACGAGCAGCTCTTCTCCATCACTCCCGACCAGTACAACAGCATGACCTCTCTCGACTTCACTCGCTCGCGGTATAGCGTCTCAAGCGACGACCTCAGCGACCCTCTGTCCCCTGGCTCTCAACCCTCGCACCGTCGCAACCTTGCCGAGACCCTCGCCGCCATGCGCGAGCAAAGCAAGGGTGACTCTGCTGCTGAGATCTACACCCGCAGTCTGCTCTGGGACAAGATCGCCCCCGAGGTTGTCCACGAGTTCAAGCGTATCGTCGAAGAGTCTGCTGCCATGTCGCGCCCCGGTACATCCGAGGGTACCAAGGTCGAGAACATGGGCTAA
- a CDS encoding WD40 repeat protein, whose product MSMHPARQAYVEEEDGADNAMEGIDLASVPLDRNHAMPGGGNASASSLMEDFDRKRRAAQLIVPTADRDVKARLRARGEPITLFGEGPSERRDRLRALLAAAAEALGEDAPDVEMQDAEEGAGDEQEEFYTQGTQALLDARRDMAKYSLPRAKERVAYQRREATIPLKTHIEFRNNIKDRLKGFELYGSQTADRPVSIVRVSPNGKYVAYGTWGGKVALLEIPSMEPKKAYRGGHTERTTGIDWMPGATLDGSNVSTSSVNFASGGAGGKVQLWSLDDDKPVRTLEGHSDRVCRVAFHPSGRYLASASDDTTWRLWDVNTGQELLMQEGHSKEVYAVSFNGDGSLIATAGLDSIGRVWDVRTGRVIYMLESHIKPIYSIDWATDGHRLLSGSGDGFMKCWDVRAMRETNSIAANTGGVTDLRWYKGTDGPASGVPLQQNDQGDLIPKKASTFVISSGFDKNIQIFSADDWAHCKTLSGHSGPVFSTDVTSDASWIVSGGKDRSVKLWARDDNGGI is encoded by the exons ATGAGCATGCACCCAGCGCGACAGGCTTATGTCGAGGAAGAGGATGGCGCG GACAATGCTATGGAAGGAATTGACCTTGCCAGTGTCC CGCTCGACCGCAACCATGCCATGCCTGGTGGAGGCAACGCGTCGGCCTCGTCGCTCATGGAGGATTTTGATCGCAAACGACGAGCCGCCCAGTTAATTGTGCCAACTGCCGATCGCGACGTCAAGGCCAGGCTACGTGCACGGGGGGAACCCATTACACTATTCGGCGAAGGGCCTTCGGAGCGCCGCGACCGACTTCGAGCTCTGCTTGCCGCGGCTGCTGAGGCACTTGGCGAAGATGCACCGGATGTTGAAATGCAAGATGCAGAAGAGGGGGCTGGCGATGAACAGGAAGAATTCTACACCCAAGGTACCCAAGCACTGCTGGACGCACGGCGAGACATGGCAAAATATTCTCTACCGCGCGCAAAGGAACGTGTCGCATACCAGCGTCGCGAAGCTACCATTCCACTCAAAACCCACATCGAATTCCGCAATAATATCAAGGACCGGCTGAAAGGCTTCGAGCTGTACGGATCGCAAACCGCAGATCGCCCAGTGAGCATTGTACGCGTCTCACCAAATGGCAAATATGTCGCATATGGCACTTGGGGTGGCAAGGTTGCGCTGCTGGAGATCCCTAGCATGGAACCCAAAAAGGCTTATAGGGGCGGGCATACTGAGCGCACAACGGGTATAGATTGGATGCCAGGTGCGACACTCGATGGCAGCAACGTCTCGACTTCGAGTGTGAATTTTGCGTCTGGTGGAGCTGGTGGAAAGGTTCAGCTATGGTCCCTGGATGACGACAAACCCGTGCGCACCCTAGAGGGCCATTCCGATCGTGTCTGTCGAGTAGCGTTCCACCCATCAGGTCGATACTTGGCCTCAGCTTCCGACGACACGACATGGCGTCTCTGGGACGTGAACACTGGACAGGAACTTCTCATGCAGGAGGGTCATTCAAAAGAGGTCTACGCTGTGAGCTTCAACGGTGATGGGTCCCTGATTGCAACTGCCGGTTTGGACAGTATTGGCCGTGTTTGGGATGTGCGTACCGGCCGCGTCATCTACATGTTGGAAAGTCATATCAAACCCATCTACAGCATAGACTGGGCCACGGATGGCCATCGCCTACTCTCTGGATCAGGTGACGGTTTCATGAAGTGCTGGGATGTTCGAGCGATGAGAGAAACCAACTCGATCGCCGCGAACACTGGAGGTGTCACAGATCTGCGATGGTACAAAGGCACCGATGGACCAGCGAGCGGTGTGCCACTTCAACAAAACGACCAGGGCGATCTCATCCCAAAGAAAGCGTCGACCTTTGTTATCTCATCTGGATTCGACAAGAACATTCAGATCTTCTCAGCGGACGACTGGGCGCATTGCAAGACTCTGTCTGGTCACTCGGGGCCGGTCTTTAGCACAGATGTAACGAGCGATGCTTCATGGATCGTCAGTGGTGGAAAAGACCGATCCGTGAAGTTGTGGGCAAGAGACGATAACGGGGGCATATGA
- a CDS encoding bromodomain associated domain containing protein — MSENDLFLSLLRPAVLHILRATGFQYGKPSAVDTIVDLTARYLSVLAERTAYNAYSNHNDLTPDITDVRMAMQDCALLVPTMTAGEELWKEILRKPLEEYNAETGARENEAARRDAEDTADVTEFIEWVKGEQNKEIRRIAGVYKPVPTNPTEQLDQEEMEDYLNTLMKKHSKTGVESRFQGTVLGVPAEPKTIKIEGGAAESIEEWCRKTRERAAKAAESERESHPQERKETSFNASDNAATVDQRLPTKQATDAQGLQNAKFEEGKGVHGAPAGEEAKGLTHEDVGRHKELDGQQMAAPGEGRVADAVAKGGKGMGGGGEQPDLASDLDRKKAEQAEAREAIKAEKGEATQAGGALGQTGGPANPVDNEGQGGGNYPNSSY, encoded by the exons atgtctgaAAACGACCTATTCCTCAGCCTGCTACGGCCCGCCGTCCTCCATATTCTGCGCGCGACGGGCTTCCAATACGGAAAGCCTTCAGCCGTCGATACCATTGTAGACCTGACCGCGCGCTATCTTTCTGTCCTGGCAGAGCGCACAGCCTATAATGCCTATTCGAATCACAACGACCTCACTCCGGACATTACCGATGTGCGCATGGCAATGCAGGATTGCGCCCTCCTTGTGCCAACCATGACGGCAGGAGAGGAGCTTTGGAAGGAGATTTTGCGGAAGCCTCTTGAAGAGTATAACGCCGAAACAGGCGCTCGCGAGAATGAGGCAGCGCGGCGCGACGCCGAGGACACGGCAGATGTGACCGAATTCATAGAATGGGTCAAGGGCGAGCAAAACAAGGAAATCAGGCGGATAGCAGGTGTCTACAAGCCGGTACCGACAAATCCGACAGAGCAGCTTGATCaggaagagatggaggattATTTGAACA CCTTGATGAAGAAACACAGTAAAACGGGCGTCGAATCAAGATTCCAAGGCACGGTATTGGGAGTACCAGCTGAGCCCAAGACCATCAAGATTGAAGGAGGAGCCGCCGAGTCCATAGAAGAGTGGTGTCGTAAAACCCGCGAAAGAGCCGCCAAAGCAGCCGAATCAGAACGGGAAAGCC ACCCCCAGGAGCGCAAAGAAACTAGCTTCAACGCCTCGGACAATGCCGCCACTGTTGACCAGCGCCTCCCAACCAAGCAAGCGACCGACGCCCAAGGACTCCAAAATGCAAAGTTCGAAGAGGGAAAAGGCGTCCACGGCGCCCCTGCCGGTGAAGAAGCAAAAGGCCTCACCCATGAAGATGTAGGCCGTCACAAGGAGTTGGATGGGCAGCAGATGGCGGCGCCTGGTGAAGGTAGGGTAGCGGATGCGGTGGCTAAAGGGGGCAAGGGTatgggtggtggtggagaaCAACCGGATTTGGCGTCGGATTTGGATAG GAAAAAGGCTGAGCAGGCTGAGGCGAGGGAAGCGATTAAAGCGGAGAAGGGGGAGGCGACACAGGCTGGAGGTGCGTTGGGACAGACTGGTGGACCGGCGAACCCGGTGGATAATGAGGGGCAGGGTGGTGGTAATTATCCCAATTCTAGCTATTAG
- a CDS encoding DUF1421 domain containing protein codes for MRLPAELRLKIYDYVFHTAPIRPYREHRLYGRWAYSNRQLRLLQVCSQVNSEACFVPFTCNVFAGFADQVLELVLTRLPREKADKITKVEIDADAFAVYREGDIPGVGLQPWFTNELAGLAGLRGLKEVVLLWFGSDVRVVGQSLLADMSGVFQAAGRGDVRIVVKV; via the coding sequence ATGCGCCTCCCTGCTGAGCTCCGCCTCAAGATCTATGACTATGTGTTCCACACGGCACCCATCCGCCCCTACCGCGAGCACCGACTCTACGGCCGCTGGGCCTACTCCAACCGCCAACTGCGCCTCCTACAGGTCTGCAGCCAAGTGAACTCGGAGGCCTGCTTCGTGCCGTTCACCTGCAATGTGTTTGCGGGATTCGCGGACCAAGTACTCGAGTTGGTGTTGACTCGTCTTCCGAGGGAGAAGGCGGACAAGATCACCAAAGTTGAGATTGATGCGGATGCTTTCGCCGTGTATAGGGAGGGCGATATCCCTGGGGTGGGATTGCAGCCGTGGTTCACCAATGAATTGGCGGGTTTGGCTGGACTGAGGGGACTTAAAGAGGTGGTCTTGCTGTGGTTTGGCAGTGACGTTAGAGTTGTGGGGCAGAGCCTGTTGGCGGACATGTCAGGGGTGTTTCAGGCAGCTGGAAGGGGAGATGTGAGGATTGTGGTTAAGGTGTAG